From one Gossypium hirsutum isolate 1008001.06 chromosome D08, Gossypium_hirsutum_v2.1, whole genome shotgun sequence genomic stretch:
- the LOC107932525 gene encoding ankyrin repeat-containing protein At5g02620: protein MEAPATEQPSVPARRKKMTKQLTGKRDDTNLHAAARAGNLAAVSEILKNTGPDELKELLPKQNQSGETALYVAAEYGYVDLVEEMINYYDLTDAAIKARNGFDAFHIAAKQGDLEILKLLLGVHPELAMTVDLSNTTALHTAATQGHIEIVNFLLEAGSGLATIARSNGKTALHSAARNGHLEVVKALLASEPGIAPRTDKKGQTALHMAVKGQNLVVVEELIGVDPSLMINMVDTKGNTALHIASRKGRIEIVKLLLKYKETDMKAVNRSGETAFDTAEKTGQPDIAALLQQHGVQSARLIKPATPNPARELKQTVSDIKHEVHNQLEHTRQTRKHVQGIVKRLHKMHSEGLNNAINSTTVVAVLIATVAFAGIFQVPGQYVDDAKNVPPGLSLGEARIGQNPAFVIFFIFDSISLFISLAVVVVQTSVVVIESKAKKQLMAVINKIMWLACVLVSVAYLALSFVVVGDERWLAIGVTIIGSVIMFATLGTMCYWVIRHRIKASSKRNIRRSSMENQSQSYPLSDTEILNNELNKMYAI from the exons ATGGAGGCACCAGCAACCGAGCAGCCATCTGTTCCTGCTCGTAGGAAAAAGATGACGAAACAGTTAACTGGGAAACGTGATGATACGAACCTACATGCTGCTGCAAGAGCTGGAAATCTTGCTGCCGTGTCTGAAATATTGAAAAACACTGGGCCGGATGAACTTAAAGAACTGTTGCCTAAACAGAACCAATCCGGCGAAACCGCCTTATATGTCGCCGCTGAATACGGTTATGTCGATTTGGTCGAGGAGATGATTAACTATTATGATCTTACAGATGCTGCGATCAAAGCTAGAAATGGTTTTGATGCTTTTCACATTGCTGCTAAACAAGgagatttag AGATTTTGAAACTGCTGTTGGGGGTGCATCCGGAATTGGCAATGACGGTTGATTTATCAAACACTACTGCATTGCACACAGCTGCAACACAAGGCCATATAGAGATTGTGAATTTTTTATTAGAGGCAGGTAGTGGTTTGGCTACTATAGCAAGGAGTAATGGTAAAACAGCTTTACATTCAGCAGCAAGAAATGGGCATCTAGAAGTTGTGAAGGCACTTTTGGCTAGTGAACCCGGGATTGCACCAAGGACCGATAAGAAAGGCCAAACCGCACTTCATATGGCAGTGAAAGGCCAAAATCTTGTGGTGGTTGAAGAACTGATCGGTGTTGATCCGTCGTTGATGATAAACATGGTTGATACTAAAGGAAATACAGCCTTACATATAGCTAGTAGGAAAGGAAGAATTGAG ATTGTTAAGTTGTTGCTTAAATACAAAGAAACCGACATGAAAGCTGTTAACAGAAGTGGTGAAACTGCTTTTGACACAGCTGAGAAAACAGGGCAACCGGATATAGCAGCTTTGTTGCAACAGCATGGGGTTCAAAGTGCTCGACTCATTAAGCCTGCAACACCGAATCCAGCTCGGGAGTTGAAACAAACCGTGAGCGATATAAAACATGAAGTGCACAATCAACTAGAACACACCCGACAAACTCGAAAACACGTCCAAGGGATTGTCAAAAGGCTCCACAAAATGCATTCTGAAGGGCTTAACAATGCAATAAACTCCACTACTGTAGTTGCCGTGTTAATTGCCACGGTTGCCTTTGCTGGTATTTTCCAAGTTCCTGGTCAATATGTGGATGATGCAAAAAACGTTCCTCCTGGACTCTCCCTTGGTGAAGCAAGGATAGGCCAAAACCCGGCTTTCGTAATATTCTTCATCTTCGATTCGATTTCCCTCTTCATTTCCCTAGCTGTTGTGGTGGTTCAGACCTCAGTTGTAGTCATTGAAAGCAAGGCAAAGAAGCAGTTGATGGCTGTTATCAACAAGATAATGTGGTTAGCTTGTGTGCTTGTTTCAGTGGCATACTTAGCCTTGTCATTCGTTGTGGTCGGAGATGAACGGTGGTTAGCTATCGGAGTTACCATTATTGGATCGGTAATAATGTTTGCAACTTTAGGCACTATGTGTTATTGGGTGATCAGGCATCGAATTAAGGCTTCGAGCAAACGAAATATTCGAAGATCTTCAATGGAGAACCAGTCACAATCTTATCCATTGTCAGATACTGAAATACTAAACAATGAGCTTAACAAAATGTATGCTATTTAA
- the LOC107932420 gene encoding patatin-like phospholipase domain-containing protein 4 isoform X2 encodes MKDEIEPEVIWEQRVKDIEAENERRVVTSPGFSFSGGGFLLPYHLGVAQFLIEKGYIQETTPLAGSSAGAIVCAVIASGATMDLALKVAKILADDCRRKGTALRLGAVLRDLLNEYLPPDSHTRCNGRIRVAITQILWRPRGLLVDQFDSREDLINAVITSSFIPGYVAARPAAIFRNRLCLDGGLTFFMPPTSASKTVRVCAFPASRMGVEGIGISPDCNPENRVTGRELFSWAREPADEENFERLFELGYLDAAVWGEQNPVEDIVVDESPLVENGSTT; translated from the exons ATGAAGGATGAGATAGAACCAGAGGTGATATGGGAACAAAGGGTTAAAGACATTGAAGCTGAGAATGAAAGAAGAGTGGTTACAAGCCCTGGGTTTAGCTTTTCTGGTGGTGGCTTTTTGCTTCCTTATCATCTTGGAGTTGCCCAGTTTCTCATTGAAAAGGGTTACATACAG GAAACAACACCATTGGCTGGTTCATCTGCTGGTGCCATAGTATGTGCAGTGATTGCTTCTGGAGCTACAATGGATTTAGCTCTAAAAGTTGCTAAAATCTTAGCTGATGATTGCCGGCGTAAAGGGACAGCTCTTCGTCTTGGG GCTGTTCTTCGAGATCTTCTTAACGAGTATCTGCCTCCCGATTCTCATACTAGGTGCAATGGGCGGATTCGTG TTGCTATAACTCAGATTCTTTGGAGGCCTAGGGGTTTACTGGTGGATCAATTTGATTCTAGAGAAGATCTAATCAATGCAGtaattacatcttccttcattccTGG GTATGTTGCTGCTCGCCCTGCTGCAAttttcagaaatcgtttgtgccTTGATGGGGGTTTGACATTTTTTATGCCCCCAACATCTGCTTCTAAAACG GTCCGAGTTTGTGCTTTCCCAGCCAGTAGGATGGGAGTGGAAGGAATCGGGATTAGTCCAGACTGTAATCCCGAGAATAGGGTAACCGGAAGAGAG CTTTTCAGCTGGGCAAGGGAACCGGCAGATGAAGAAAATTTCGAGAGGCTCTTTGAGCTCGGATATCTAGATGCAGCTGTATGGGGAGAGCAGAACCCTGTCGAAGACATTGTTGTCGATGAAAGTCCCCTTGTCGAGAATGGTTCTACAACGTAA
- the LOC107932419 gene encoding 60S ribosomal protein L35 → MARIKVHELRSKSKTELLTQLKDLKAELSLLRVAKVTGGAPNKLSKIKVVRLSIAQVLTVISQKQKAALREAYTKKKFLPLDLRPKKTRAIRRRLTKHQQSLKTEREKKKEMYFPMRKYAIKV, encoded by the exons ATGG CAAGGATCAAGGTGCACGAGTTAAGGAGCAAATCAAAGACAGAGCTGTTGACTCAGCTCAAGGATTTAAAAGCCGAACTTTCTCTCCTTCGTGTTGCCAAGGTCACTGGTGGTGCCCCCAATAAGCTCTCCAAGAT TAAGGTGGTGAGGCTATCCATTGCTCAAGTATTGACGGTGATATCCCAAAAACAGAAGGCTGCTTTGAGGGAAGCTTATACGAAGAAGAAGTTTTTGCCTCTTGATCTCCGTCCCAAGAAGACCAGAGCTATTCGCCGCCGCCTTACCAAGCACCAG CAATCTTTGAAAACCGAGCGGGAGAAAAAGAAGGAGATGTACTTTCCGATGAGGAAGTATGCCATTAAGGTATAA
- the LOC107932420 gene encoding uncharacterized protein isoform X1 — MASLFISHTLFPSKSRLFRGLTLYPHRHGFASFTNCSKNNNNLTTPPSQDRDKKLPSSKEKLSFAAATGELFLGIASKLIKNGLNNEDSTSLVFLRPRKRINESEVENNGNNDKERIGLVMKDEIEPEVIWEQRVKDIEAENERRVVTSPGFSFSGGGFLLPYHLGVAQFLIEKGYIQETTPLAGSSAGAIVCAVIASGATMDLALKVAKILADDCRRKGTALRLGAVLRDLLNEYLPPDSHTRCNGRIRVAITQILWRPRGLLVDQFDSREDLINAVITSSFIPGYVAARPAAIFRNRLCLDGGLTFFMPPTSASKTVRVCAFPASRMGVEGIGISPDCNPENRVTGRELFSWAREPADEENFERLFELGYLDAAVWGEQNPVEDIVVDESPLVENGSTT; from the exons ATGGCTTCCCTTTTCATTTCCCATACCTTGTTTCCCTCTAAATCTCGCCTCTTTCGTGGGTTAACCCTTTATCCACACCGCCATGGTTTCGCTTCCTTCACCAACTGCTCTAAAAACAACAATAACCTCACAACACCACCTTCACAAGATCGAGATAAAAAACTTCCTTCTTCTAAAGAGAAACTGTCTTTTGCTGCAGCAACAGGGGAGCTTTTCTTGGGGAttgcatcaaaattaattaaaaacggATTGAATAATGAAGACTCAACAAGCCTGGTTTTTCTCAGACCCAGAAAGAGAATAAATGAGAGTGAGGTTGAAAATAATGGAAACAATGATAAGGAGAGAATTGGTTTAGTGATGAAGGATGAGATAGAACCAGAGGTGATATGGGAACAAAGGGTTAAAGACATTGAAGCTGAGAATGAAAGAAGAGTGGTTACAAGCCCTGGGTTTAGCTTTTCTGGTGGTGGCTTTTTGCTTCCTTATCATCTTGGAGTTGCCCAGTTTCTCATTGAAAAGGGTTACATACAG GAAACAACACCATTGGCTGGTTCATCTGCTGGTGCCATAGTATGTGCAGTGATTGCTTCTGGAGCTACAATGGATTTAGCTCTAAAAGTTGCTAAAATCTTAGCTGATGATTGCCGGCGTAAAGGGACAGCTCTTCGTCTTGGG GCTGTTCTTCGAGATCTTCTTAACGAGTATCTGCCTCCCGATTCTCATACTAGGTGCAATGGGCGGATTCGTG TTGCTATAACTCAGATTCTTTGGAGGCCTAGGGGTTTACTGGTGGATCAATTTGATTCTAGAGAAGATCTAATCAATGCAGtaattacatcttccttcattccTGG GTATGTTGCTGCTCGCCCTGCTGCAAttttcagaaatcgtttgtgccTTGATGGGGGTTTGACATTTTTTATGCCCCCAACATCTGCTTCTAAAACG GTCCGAGTTTGTGCTTTCCCAGCCAGTAGGATGGGAGTGGAAGGAATCGGGATTAGTCCAGACTGTAATCCCGAGAATAGGGTAACCGGAAGAGAG CTTTTCAGCTGGGCAAGGGAACCGGCAGATGAAGAAAATTTCGAGAGGCTCTTTGAGCTCGGATATCTAGATGCAGCTGTATGGGGAGAGCAGAACCCTGTCGAAGACATTGTTGTCGATGAAAGTCCCCTTGTCGAGAATGGTTCTACAACGTAA
- the LOC107932447 gene encoding uncharacterized protein At1g24485, protein MIKVLFFAILLAQKAFSQDTWDWVRIDCGSDTSYKDSNGDTWDSDDDYIKTGDNKQVASTSSSDIEQLNTLRVFSEQSKNCYTIPTPTSTRYFMRAMFWYGNYDGHSKPPTFDLEFDGNKWATVVANTTSFTYYEMIYATKGDSISICLARTRDQEFPFIPRLESLPLPDDMYPQMRRDMAWFISYRYNYGADDRILG, encoded by the exons ATGATAAAGGTGTTGTTCTTTGCAATTTTATTAGCCCAAAAAGCTTTTTCTCAAG ATACATGGGACTGGGTGAGGATAGACTGTGGATCAGACACAAGCTATAAAGATTCAAATGGTGATACTTGGGATTCAGATGATGATTACATTAAAACTGGCGACAATAAACAAGTCGCTTCGACCAGTTCTTCCGACATCGAGCAACTGAATACATTACGTGTCTTCTCGGAACAAAGCAAGAACTGCTACACTATCCCTACACCAACATCAACCAGATACTTTATGAGAGCTATGTTCTGGTATGGTAACTATGATGGCCATTCTAAGCCACCGACTTTTGACCTTGAATTCGATGGGAACAAATGGGCTACCGTTGTGGCTAATACTACTAGTTTCACGTATTACGAAATGATTTATGCAACCAAAGGGGACAGTATTAGTATTTGTCTAGCTCGAACTCGAGATCAAGAGTTCCCTTTCATTCCCAGGTTGGAATCTTTGCCATTGCCTGATGATATGTATCCCCAAATGAGAAGGGATATGGCTTGGTTCATAAGCTATCGTTACAATTACGGAGCCGATGATAGGATACTTGGGTAA